From Ramlibacter tataouinensis, the proteins below share one genomic window:
- a CDS encoding thermonuclease family protein, protein MKRRTFITFLVALVALVASWVTAFNAAWAETLNSIVIAVADGDTITVLDAQRIQHKVRLAGIDAPEKKQDFGQLAKQNLSATSVGR, encoded by the coding sequence GTGAAAAGGCGGACCTTCATCACCTTCTTGGTCGCCTTGGTCGCCTTGGTCGCCTCCTGGGTCACCGCCTTCAACGCGGCCTGGGCCGAGACGCTCAATAGCATCGTGATTGCCGTGGCCGACGGCGACACGATCACGGTCCTGGACGCCCAGCGCATCCAGCACAAGGTGCGGCTTGCCGGGATCGACGCACCCGAGAAGAAGCAGGACTTCGGCCAGCTAGCGAAGCAGAACCTGTCGGCCACTTCGGTAGGCCGGTGA
- a CDS encoding SHOCT domain-containing protein yields MDGFTFSRSTRRDEAPLKFRSGGHKVLVYSDRVEEGVLFFTSTHYWDEIQAAESGGFFTNFRLRLHDGTTTQGLNIGGDSARCALEINKRINHFRKSMTLAQTEVLIRCTALGGSGTVLEPGLACTIAFGEHSIRVFSKSQLQTVLRIDEVTSLELGGTGRTESGGGFVGGGFGLEGAAIGMAAASILNALTTKSEINTVVRVAWDRGEAFFHTSAFTPSDGRIKLSKTFTNVANANPKAADPVQANETLTAQLEKLAALRAQGVLTEEEFVRAKERLLAS; encoded by the coding sequence ATGGATGGATTCACTTTTTCGCGCTCGACGCGCAGGGACGAAGCACCCCTGAAATTCCGTAGCGGCGGTCACAAGGTGCTTGTCTACTCGGACCGCGTGGAGGAAGGTGTCTTGTTTTTCACGAGCACCCACTACTGGGATGAAATTCAGGCAGCTGAGAGCGGTGGATTTTTCACTAATTTTCGATTGCGGCTGCACGACGGGACTACGACGCAGGGGCTGAACATCGGTGGTGACAGCGCGAGGTGCGCGCTAGAGATCAATAAGCGCATCAATCACTTTCGCAAGTCTATGACTCTAGCTCAGACCGAGGTGCTTATTCGGTGTACGGCGTTGGGAGGAAGTGGAACTGTTCTGGAGCCTGGTTTGGCGTGCACGATCGCGTTCGGTGAGCACAGCATCCGGGTATTTTCGAAGTCACAACTTCAGACCGTGCTTCGGATCGACGAAGTAACGAGCCTGGAACTGGGCGGCACAGGTAGGACCGAGTCCGGCGGGGGTTTTGTCGGCGGCGGTTTCGGGCTGGAAGGAGCAGCTATTGGTATGGCCGCGGCATCGATCCTCAATGCTCTGACTACGAAATCGGAAATCAACACGGTCGTCCGAGTCGCTTGGGACCGCGGAGAGGCGTTCTTCCACACGTCGGCCTTCACGCCCTCGGATGGCCGCATCAAGCTCTCGAAGACTTTCACCAACGTGGCGAATGCCAATCCCAAAGCTGCCGATCCGGTCCAGGCCAACGAGACCCTCACGGCGCAACTTGAGAAACTCGCCGCATTGCGGGCCCAAGGCGTGCTTACAGAGGAAGAATTTGTGCGTGCAAAAGAACGTCTCCTCGCGTCATAG